Proteins encoded within one genomic window of Sphingobacteriales bacterium:
- a CDS encoding endonuclease/exonuclease/phosphatase family protein, with protein sequence MKFLKWLLSFSSRTANVVFVVLLLISLSASYISPEKIWFFPFVGMLLPFLLFVNILFIIIWILRKRYFAVISCLALAACMPQILRLTATNIGKPKKSKSAHNIKVMSYNVRDFDLYNWSENIHSKEKIFETIHEKNPDVICFQEFYNDTTAEFSTIQHLIQMGYTHYYFTKELVLRNTDEWGIALFSKFPIKNHGEIIKQSFKTGYGKRPFRGQYADIEIGDTVIRFVNVHLQSIYFGSRDYETIEEFRSTQNVNEHGAKSIILKLKRAFERRAQQADELRAFLNAQTKPVILCGDFNDLPNSYVSNTISKNLKDAFLDYGFGIGRTYNGKIPFLRIDYILTSPYIEVHQFEKVNNTISDHFPVYAELSTY encoded by the coding sequence ATGAAGTTTTTAAAATGGCTATTATCCTTCTCCTCCCGAACTGCCAATGTTGTCTTTGTGGTGCTTCTGCTGATAAGCCTTTCAGCTTCTTATATCAGTCCTGAAAAGATATGGTTCTTTCCATTTGTCGGCATGCTGCTGCCATTCTTGCTATTTGTCAATATCCTTTTCATCATCATCTGGATCTTGAGAAAAAGATATTTTGCCGTGATTTCCTGCCTGGCACTTGCAGCCTGCATGCCTCAGATACTAAGACTGACGGCAACCAACATCGGGAAACCTAAAAAAAGCAAATCTGCACACAATATTAAAGTAATGTCCTACAACGTGCGTGATTTTGATTTGTACAACTGGAGTGAGAACATCCATTCCAAAGAAAAGATATTTGAAACCATCCATGAAAAGAATCCGGATGTCATCTGTTTCCAGGAATTCTATAACGATACCACGGCAGAGTTCAGCACCATACAGCATTTGATACAGATGGGATATACACACTACTATTTTACCAAAGAACTCGTGCTGCGCAACACCGATGAATGGGGCATCGCCTTGTTTTCCAAATTTCCCATTAAAAATCATGGGGAAATCATCAAACAATCCTTTAAAACCGGCTACGGGAAAAGGCCGTTCAGAGGCCAGTATGCCGATATTGAAATCGGCGATACCGTTATCCGGTTTGTGAATGTCCATCTGCAGTCCATCTACTTTGGCAGCCGGGATTATGAGACGATTGAAGAATTCCGTTCGACGCAAAATGTCAATGAGCATGGGGCAAAAAGTATTATCCTGAAACTAAAGAGAGCGTTTGAAAGAAGAGCACAGCAGGCAGACGAATTAAGAGCGTTTTTAAATGCACAAACAAAGCCTGTCATCCTGTGCGGAGATTTCAACGACCTGCCTAATTCGTATGTCTCCAACACCATTTCGAAGAATCTGAAAGACGCCTTCCTGGATTACGGGTTTGGGATTGGACGTACCTATAACGGAAAGATTCCGTTTCTGAGAATCGACTATATCCTTACGTCTCCGTACATCGAAGTGCACCAATTTGAGAAAGTGAACAATACTATTTCAGATCATTTTCCGGTGTATGCAGAACTGTCTACATATTAA
- a CDS encoding glycosyltransferase — translation MNISIVIPLLNEDESLPELFAWIERVMAEHHFSYEVIAVDDGSKDNSWQVIKTASEKNPAIRGIRFQRNYGKSAALQVGFEAAQGDVVITMDADLQDSPDEIPELYRMIAEDGYHLVSGWKKKRYDPITKTLPTKLFNAVTRSVSGIHNLHDFNCGLKAYQKKVVKSIEVYGEMHRYIPVIAKWAGFDRITEKPVLHRERKYGTTKFGIERFVNGFLDLMSITFVGRYGKRPMHIFGTLGVLSFFFGILILIYLTITKTIFGIVGMTNRPIFYLGILTIIVGTQLFVAGFLGELVARNGADRNHYPVSDKVNM, via the coding sequence TTGAATATCAGTATCGTCATACCGTTGTTGAATGAAGATGAATCGCTGCCGGAATTATTTGCCTGGATAGAGAGGGTGATGGCCGAGCATCATTTCTCCTACGAAGTGATTGCAGTAGACGATGGCAGTAAGGACAATTCCTGGCAGGTGATAAAAACGGCATCTGAAAAGAATCCGGCTATCAGAGGAATACGCTTTCAGCGCAATTACGGCAAGTCGGCCGCCTTACAGGTGGGCTTTGAAGCGGCGCAGGGCGATGTGGTCATCACGATGGATGCGGACCTGCAGGATTCGCCGGATGAAATACCGGAGCTGTATAGGATGATTGCGGAGGATGGTTATCACCTCGTTTCCGGATGGAAGAAAAAACGCTACGATCCCATAACCAAAACGCTACCGACTAAATTATTCAATGCGGTTACCCGTTCCGTGTCCGGTATTCATAACCTCCACGATTTTAACTGCGGGCTGAAAGCCTACCAGAAGAAAGTGGTAAAGAGTATTGAAGTGTACGGCGAAATGCACCGCTATATTCCGGTCATCGCCAAATGGGCGGGATTTGACAGGATAACGGAAAAGCCCGTACTGCACCGCGAACGCAAATACGGAACCACCAAATTTGGCATCGAACGTTTTGTGAACGGGTTCCTGGATCTAATGAGCATTACTTTTGTAGGAAGGTATGGAAAACGTCCGATGCATATATTCGGAACATTGGGCGTATTGTCCTTCTTCTTTGGTATTCTAATTCTGATATACCTGACGATTACAAAAACCATTTTTGGTATTGTCGGTATGACGAACAGGCCTATCTTTTACTTGGGTATCTTAACGATAATCGTCGGTACGCAGTTATTTGTTGCCGGATTCCTGGGCGAGCTGGTGGCGCGCAACGGAGCCGACAGAAACCATTATCCCGTCAGCGATAAGGTTAATATGTAG